One window of Trinickia caryophylli genomic DNA carries:
- the minE gene encoding cell division topological specificity factor MinE has translation MSILSFLLGEKKKSAAVAKERLQLIIAHERAGGHPPADYLPALQRELVAVISKYVKISDDDIRVSLERQDDLEVLEVKIEIPQT, from the coding sequence ATGTCGATTCTTTCGTTTTTGCTCGGCGAGAAAAAGAAGTCTGCGGCGGTCGCCAAAGAGCGCCTGCAGCTCATCATCGCGCACGAGCGCGCGGGCGGTCATCCGCCAGCCGATTATCTGCCTGCGCTGCAGCGCGAGCTCGTTGCCGTCATTTCGAAGTACGTGAAGATCTCCGACGACGATATCCGCGTGAGCCTCGAGCGCCAGGACGACCTCGAAGTGCTCGAGGTCAAGATCGAGATCCCGCAAACCTGA
- the minD gene encoding septum site-determining protein MinD, translating into MAKIVVVTSGKGGVGKTTTSASFASGLALRGHKTVVIDFDVGLRNLDLIMGCERRVVYDFINVIQGEANLNQALIKDKKCETLFVLPASQTRDKDALTLEGVEKVMNDLAGMGFDYIVCDSPAGIESGALLAMHFADEALVVTNPEVSSVRDSDRILGILSSKTKRAIEGKEPIKEHLLITRYNPKRVSEGEMLSLSDIQEILRIELIGVVPESEAVLHASNQGLPAVHMDGTDVAEAYKDVVSRFLGEEKTLRFTDYQKPGLLQRLFGNR; encoded by the coding sequence ATGGCAAAAATCGTTGTTGTGACTTCGGGCAAGGGCGGCGTGGGCAAAACCACCACGAGCGCAAGCTTCGCGTCGGGTCTCGCGCTGCGCGGACACAAGACAGTCGTGATCGACTTCGACGTCGGCCTGCGCAACCTCGACCTGATCATGGGCTGCGAGCGCCGCGTGGTGTACGACTTCATCAACGTGATCCAGGGCGAGGCCAATCTCAATCAGGCGCTCATCAAGGACAAGAAGTGCGAGACCCTCTTCGTCCTGCCGGCTTCGCAAACGCGTGACAAGGATGCCCTCACGCTCGAAGGCGTGGAAAAGGTCATGAACGATCTCGCGGGCATGGGCTTCGATTACATCGTCTGCGATTCGCCGGCCGGCATCGAATCCGGCGCGTTGCTCGCGATGCATTTTGCCGACGAGGCGCTCGTCGTGACGAATCCCGAAGTGTCGTCGGTGCGGGACTCCGATCGCATTCTCGGCATCCTTTCGTCGAAGACGAAGCGGGCGATCGAAGGCAAGGAGCCCATCAAGGAACATCTGCTCATCACGCGCTACAACCCCAAGCGCGTGAGCGAAGGCGAGATGCTCTCGCTCTCGGATATCCAGGAGATCTTGCGTATCGAGCTGATCGGCGTCGTCCCCGAGTCGGAAGCCGTTCTGCATGCGTCGAATCAAGGTCTGCCCGCCGTGCACATGGACGGCACGGACGTTGCCGAAGCCTACAAGGACGTCGTTTCGCGCTTCCTCGGCGAGGAAAAGACGCTGCGCTTTACCGATTACCAAAAGCCGGGGCTGTTGCAGCGCCTCTTTGGAAACCGGTAA
- the minC gene encoding septum site-determining protein MinC: protein MSLNKSPFFELRSGSVDTLLFVVKTTDLDALKGELTRRFEATPEFFAGDVVAVDLRRLGEDERVSPADIASLLESVRMRALGVIAAPHQTSWAQEAGLPLLEARDRRAGSTKAENAAQAVESKPAAAVIEQGSAARAQGVPSTLIVDKPLRSGQQVYAKGDLIVLGVVSYGAEVIAEGNIHVYAPLRGRALAGVHGNHDARIFSTCCEPELISIAGIYRTTENPLPADVIGKSVQIRLADEKLIIEPLRLT, encoded by the coding sequence ATGTCGCTGAATAAATCGCCATTCTTCGAACTACGCAGCGGCTCCGTCGATACGCTCCTGTTCGTCGTCAAGACGACCGACCTCGATGCGTTAAAGGGCGAGCTTACGCGGCGCTTCGAGGCAACGCCCGAATTTTTCGCGGGCGATGTCGTCGCCGTGGATCTGCGCCGGCTCGGCGAAGACGAGCGGGTGTCGCCGGCCGATATCGCGAGCCTGCTCGAGAGCGTGCGCATGCGGGCGCTCGGCGTTATCGCGGCACCGCATCAGACATCGTGGGCTCAGGAAGCGGGCTTGCCGCTGCTCGAGGCGCGCGACCGGCGTGCCGGCTCGACAAAGGCGGAAAACGCCGCCCAAGCGGTGGAATCGAAGCCGGCCGCAGCCGTGATCGAGCAAGGGTCGGCCGCGCGGGCGCAAGGCGTGCCGTCCACGCTCATCGTCGACAAGCCGTTGCGCTCGGGGCAGCAGGTTTATGCGAAGGGTGATCTCATCGTGCTCGGCGTGGTCAGCTATGGTGCCGAGGTGATCGCGGAAGGCAACATCCATGTCTATGCGCCTTTGCGCGGGCGGGCGCTGGCGGGCGTGCACGGCAATCACGACGCGCGCATCTTCAGCACCTGCTGCGAGCCGGAACTGATTTCGATTGCGGGCATCTATCGCACGACGGAAAACCCGCTCCCGGCTGACGTGATCGGCAAATCCGTGCAAATTCGGCTGGCCGACGAAAAACTGATCATCGAACCGCTGCGGCTCACGTGA
- a CDS encoding GNAT family N-acetyltransferase, which produces MSSSLTVRRIAADQGATLRELRTSALREAPYAFDETLEEALDEETESFDAVAARHAVSDISTSFILYTEGHPAGLVGAYFDDEKRAFVCALWVAPAVRHLRGGELLVNTASEWLAGRGANEVHAWVTDANRNAMRFYERLGFGPTGDHARVARAPNEWETLLVRHVKH; this is translated from the coding sequence ATGAGTTCATCGCTGACTGTCCGCCGTATCGCTGCCGATCAGGGCGCAACGCTGCGCGAGCTGCGTACTTCCGCGCTGCGCGAAGCGCCGTATGCGTTCGACGAAACGCTGGAAGAAGCGCTTGACGAAGAGACGGAAAGCTTCGACGCCGTTGCTGCCCGTCATGCCGTATCCGACATCTCGACGTCGTTCATTCTCTACACCGAGGGGCACCCGGCAGGCCTCGTCGGTGCGTATTTCGACGATGAAAAGCGTGCCTTCGTTTGCGCGCTCTGGGTTGCGCCGGCCGTCCGTCATCTTCGCGGCGGCGAGTTGCTCGTCAATACGGCGAGCGAATGGCTCGCGGGGCGCGGCGCCAACGAAGTGCATGCCTGGGTGACCGATGCCAATCGCAATGCAATGCGCTTTTACGAGCGACTCGGCTTCGGGCCGACGGGCGATCACGCGCGCGTGGCCCGTGCGCCGAACGAATGGGAGACGCTGCTCGTGCGGCACGTCAAGCATTGA
- a CDS encoding Acg family FMN-binding oxidoreductase, with product MKRRTFVAAAAAATVAAGGATAGWRTSVGSMAGYTALAARLRSERAAAPLVDIVRCATLAANGHNVQPWHFRVGERFIDVVPDRSRRTPAVDPDDHHLFVSLGCALENLTIAATASGRPGEALMQADGVRYAYTHAAGDSARAYGLADAIGRRQSTRAEYDGRPVAASDLAALERMAAEPGVRVVVLTDRKRLSDLRELVVEANDAQMRDQAFLRELSDWLRFNPRAAMAMRDGLFSAASGQPVLPDTLGRMAFRQFFSPTAERGKYARQLASSAGVAVFVGEQADTVHWMRVGRACQRFLLLATRLGLRTAFVNQPVEVPAWRADLAALIGERGKRPDLVVRFGYGRALPFSLRRDAASVIVPA from the coding sequence ATGAAAAGGCGTACCTTCGTCGCCGCAGCCGCTGCCGCGACTGTGGCTGCAGGTGGTGCGACGGCCGGCTGGCGCACGTCGGTCGGATCGATGGCCGGCTACACTGCGCTTGCCGCCCGATTGCGCAGCGAACGTGCCGCGGCCCCGCTCGTCGATATCGTCCGTTGCGCGACGCTTGCGGCGAACGGTCACAACGTACAGCCTTGGCACTTTCGGGTGGGCGAACGCTTCATCGACGTCGTGCCGGATCGTTCGCGTCGCACGCCGGCCGTCGATCCCGACGACCATCATCTGTTCGTCAGCCTCGGCTGCGCACTCGAGAACCTGACGATCGCCGCGACGGCGTCCGGCCGGCCTGGCGAAGCGCTCATGCAGGCGGATGGCGTGCGTTATGCCTACACGCACGCGGCGGGCGACAGCGCGCGCGCCTATGGGCTGGCCGATGCGATCGGAAGACGGCAATCGACGCGCGCCGAGTACGACGGGCGGCCCGTCGCCGCGAGCGATCTGGCTGCGCTCGAGCGCATGGCAGCCGAGCCTGGCGTACGGGTGGTCGTCCTGACCGATCGCAAGCGCTTGTCCGATTTGCGCGAGCTCGTTGTCGAGGCGAACGATGCGCAGATGAGGGACCAGGCCTTTTTACGCGAGCTTTCCGACTGGCTGCGCTTCAACCCGCGCGCGGCGATGGCCATGCGCGACGGGCTCTTTTCGGCGGCGAGCGGTCAGCCCGTGCTGCCCGATACGCTGGGCCGCATGGCGTTTCGTCAGTTTTTCTCGCCGACGGCCGAACGCGGGAAGTACGCGCGTCAGCTCGCATCGTCGGCGGGTGTGGCGGTGTTTGTCGGCGAGCAGGCGGATACCGTCCACTGGATGCGTGTCGGACGTGCGTGCCAGCGATTTCTGCTCCTGGCCACGAGGCTGGGATTGCGGACCGCATTCGTCAACCAACCCGTGGAAGTGCCGGCGTGGCGCGCAGATCTTGCCGCGCTTATCGGCGAGCGCGGTAAGCGGCCCGACCTCGTCGTGCGCTTCGGCTACGGCCGAGCATTGCCATTCTCGCTGCGGCGCGACGCGGCCTCGGTGATCGTGCCGGCCTGA
- a CDS encoding DUF3999 domain-containing protein, with translation MKRWMVAWALSGLTLSPAAVCSAADAFAHRFALTLDGPAAYYTLAVPPSVYAASRSEDLSDVRIFNGAGEPVPYSLDAPRAPAAAPTLRDLKWFSLPQAAVGSEGAPAGVSIGQDGTLRFLPSAPQRGAAGHGMDLVDLGARPGRIAALRVRLHDVRFQGRVRVEASDDLRGWRPLGDTSLLKVERGGDSLVQDRIPIDLAPGRYVRLQWLDAAPEIEAMQAEVLAEGEPAPPHARAWRENVTSRAGDEPGEYRFETGGAYPVDRVTFALPQANTVVHAAVYSRPGARAPWREVAQGLLFRLAQGASEQRNAPLELAPDTDREWRLVVDARNGGLGGGVPAVSFGWQPASLTFVARGAPPFTLAVGNGRLRSAAQARDELVVTPAAAIAAASVGAPLPVSAKEARDALAGDGTAARPYVLWGALVLAVAVLAAIAWRLLRQREDGADR, from the coding sequence GTGAAGCGCTGGATGGTCGCATGGGCCTTGAGTGGGCTGACGTTGTCTCCCGCGGCTGTTTGCTCGGCGGCGGACGCGTTTGCGCATCGTTTCGCGTTGACGCTCGACGGGCCCGCGGCGTATTACACGCTTGCGGTGCCGCCGTCGGTTTATGCCGCGAGCCGAAGCGAGGATCTGAGCGATGTTCGCATCTTCAACGGTGCGGGCGAGCCCGTGCCTTACTCGCTCGACGCACCCCGCGCTCCCGCCGCCGCGCCTACGCTTCGCGATCTGAAATGGTTTTCGCTGCCACAGGCCGCGGTCGGCAGCGAGGGCGCGCCCGCGGGCGTGTCGATCGGACAGGACGGCACGTTGCGCTTCCTGCCGTCGGCGCCGCAGCGGGGTGCGGCTGGGCACGGCATGGACCTTGTCGACCTCGGCGCGCGCCCCGGGCGCATCGCCGCATTGCGCGTTCGCTTGCACGATGTGCGCTTCCAGGGGCGCGTGCGCGTGGAGGCGAGCGACGACTTGCGCGGCTGGCGGCCGCTCGGCGATACCTCGTTGCTCAAGGTCGAACGCGGTGGCGACAGCCTCGTGCAGGACCGCATTCCGATCGATCTCGCTCCTGGCCGATACGTGCGGTTGCAGTGGCTCGACGCGGCACCCGAGATCGAGGCGATGCAAGCGGAGGTGCTTGCCGAGGGCGAGCCGGCTCCGCCGCATGCGCGTGCGTGGCGCGAGAACGTGACGTCGCGCGCGGGCGACGAACCCGGAGAATACCGATTCGAGACGGGCGGGGCTTATCCCGTCGATCGCGTGACGTTTGCGTTGCCGCAGGCAAATACGGTCGTGCATGCGGCGGTGTACTCGCGGCCCGGTGCGCGAGCGCCATGGCGCGAGGTGGCGCAAGGCCTGCTCTTTCGACTCGCGCAGGGCGCGAGCGAACAGCGCAACGCACCGCTCGAACTCGCACCGGATACCGACCGTGAGTGGCGCCTCGTTGTCGATGCACGCAATGGTGGGCTCGGAGGCGGTGTGCCGGCCGTTTCGTTCGGCTGGCAGCCGGCATCGCTCACCTTCGTTGCGCGAGGTGCGCCGCCATTCACGCTCGCGGTGGGCAACGGCCGGCTTCGCAGCGCGGCGCAGGCGCGCGACGAACTCGTGGTGACGCCCGCCGCTGCGATTGCCGCGGCGAGTGTCGGCGCGCCGTTGCCTGTCTCGGCGAAGGAAGCGCGCGATGCGCTGGCCGGCGATGGGACGGCGGCACGTCCCTATGTGCTCTGGGGGGCACTCGTGCTTGCTGTAGCGGTCCTCGCCGCGATTGCCTGGCGATTGCTCCGTCAGCGAGAGGACGGGGCCGATCGTTGA
- a CDS encoding DUF2339 domain-containing protein codes for MRWIFGLLGFFLGMSIASLFGGSELGAALAGALIGIALGSLFGKRASSPNGDLQAAPPADARGAGLPLPERVALLEEQVARLARELADMRAGTAGLPANAAEREAGPAQAAPAPQPQPQPQPQPQPQPAAAAAPDTIYTRVTPPAGDLSAPVPSPEPPSAPQQLQQPQQPPAPSLPERAFAVARDWLLGGNTVVRVGIVVLFFGIAFLLKYAADNDMLPIEYRLAGVALAAVALLVIGWRIGAARGAYGLVLEGGGVGVLYLTVFAATRLYGLLPVAAAMPLLVAVCTLSAFLAVRQDAPALAFLGTAGGFLAPVLISTGGGSHVMLFGYYALLDAGIFAIAWFKAWRALNLLGFVFTYSIGTVWGVTAYRPELLASTEPFVILFFAIYTGIALLYAFRRELAVRHYVDGTLVFGTPIVTIGLQAALLSRIPFGLAWSAVALAAIYLAIGAWLARRRARFDLLFQSTIALAVIFATIAIPLAFSGPTTSAAWAIEGAAVVWLGTRQRRHVQLAFGVLMQLAAAAAYLASVPIVAAANGLPVLNGPYIATLLIALAGIFTGWWLHGRDETKAWHAWLEHVGLASAFWGLLWWLGGGANEIAFYARHHDLSHFSRFLLDAFVLFALVTAWLAHLACRVLGWPLAERAALALAPALAMLALAGIGSSLAPLSGIGALAWPFAVVLGYLLLWRQERTVSTRILGPLHTVLFATLCLLLAHEGYWRMRAYVPEGAWSFSAWAYGFGLLLLAVSSVGARLRWPIGRFARAYQLWGCGPLAFLLWLWALASLASDGSAAPLWWLPVLNPLDVAELLMFVAILAWLRRVRALGVAVPSRPAAAVMLATLFLWLNALLLRTLHHWTGVEYRLSAMMESTLAQASISVLWTVCALAVTVWATRRRERTIWFVGAGLLVLTVIKLFLFDLSYVQGLERIVSFIGIGIMLLLIGYFSPLPPKKIERDRNEGPAS; via the coding sequence ATGCGCTGGATTTTCGGCTTACTGGGCTTTTTTCTCGGCATGTCGATCGCGTCGCTCTTCGGAGGGTCCGAATTGGGCGCGGCGCTCGCGGGTGCGCTTATCGGCATCGCGCTGGGTTCGCTCTTCGGCAAGCGCGCGAGCAGCCCGAACGGCGATCTTCAAGCCGCGCCGCCGGCCGACGCGCGCGGCGCAGGTCTTCCGCTGCCGGAACGCGTCGCGCTGCTCGAGGAGCAGGTCGCGAGGCTCGCGCGCGAACTGGCCGACATGCGGGCGGGCACTGCCGGTTTGCCTGCCAACGCGGCCGAGCGCGAGGCGGGGCCCGCGCAGGCAGCGCCCGCGCCTCAACCTCAACCCCAGCCCCAGCCCCAGCCCCAGCCCCAGCCCGCCGCAGCCGCCGCGCCGGATACGATTTACACGCGCGTTACACCACCGGCCGGCGACCTTTCTGCACCCGTTCCGTCCCCGGAGCCGCCATCGGCCCCGCAGCAGTTGCAACAACCGCAGCAGCCACCGGCGCCGAGCCTGCCCGAGCGCGCCTTCGCGGTCGCGCGCGACTGGCTCCTCGGCGGCAACACGGTCGTGCGCGTCGGCATCGTCGTGCTCTTTTTCGGCATCGCGTTCCTGCTGAAGTACGCCGCCGACAACGATATGCTGCCGATCGAGTACCGGCTCGCCGGCGTGGCGCTGGCAGCCGTTGCGCTGCTGGTCATCGGGTGGCGCATCGGCGCGGCGCGCGGTGCCTATGGCCTCGTGCTGGAGGGGGGCGGGGTAGGCGTGCTTTATCTGACCGTGTTTGCGGCGACGCGGCTGTACGGTCTGCTGCCCGTGGCGGCGGCGATGCCGCTGCTCGTCGCTGTTTGCACGCTCAGTGCTTTTCTCGCGGTGCGCCAGGACGCGCCGGCCCTTGCGTTCCTCGGGACCGCCGGCGGCTTCCTCGCCCCAGTGCTGATTTCGACCGGGGGCGGTAGCCATGTCATGCTCTTCGGTTACTACGCCTTGCTCGATGCCGGCATTTTCGCGATCGCCTGGTTCAAGGCGTGGCGCGCCCTCAACCTGCTGGGGTTCGTGTTCACCTATTCGATCGGCACGGTCTGGGGCGTCACAGCCTACCGCCCGGAACTGCTCGCGAGTACAGAGCCGTTCGTCATCCTCTTTTTCGCGATCTATACGGGCATCGCGCTGCTTTATGCGTTCAGGCGCGAACTTGCCGTGCGTCATTACGTCGATGGCACGCTCGTCTTCGGCACGCCGATCGTTACGATCGGCCTGCAGGCGGCCCTCCTGAGCCGCATTCCATTCGGTCTCGCGTGGAGCGCCGTCGCGCTGGCGGCAATCTATCTCGCGATCGGCGCGTGGCTGGCACGCCGGCGGGCCCGGTTCGATCTGCTCTTCCAGTCGACGATCGCGCTCGCCGTCATTTTTGCGACGATCGCCATACCCCTGGCGTTCAGCGGCCCCACGACGTCGGCCGCGTGGGCGATCGAGGGCGCCGCGGTCGTATGGCTCGGGACCCGGCAGCGCCGTCACGTTCAACTCGCGTTCGGCGTGCTCATGCAACTCGCCGCGGCCGCCGCCTATCTGGCCAGCGTGCCCATCGTCGCCGCGGCGAACGGCCTGCCCGTCCTCAACGGCCCGTACATTGCCACCTTGCTGATCGCGCTGGCGGGTATTTTCACCGGCTGGTGGCTACACGGGCGCGACGAGACGAAAGCATGGCATGCGTGGCTCGAGCACGTCGGGCTCGCATCGGCGTTCTGGGGCCTGCTCTGGTGGCTCGGCGGCGGCGCAAACGAGATCGCGTTTTATGCGCGGCATCACGATCTCTCGCATTTTTCGCGGTTCCTGCTCGATGCCTTCGTGCTCTTCGCGCTCGTCACCGCGTGGCTGGCGCACCTCGCATGCAGAGTGCTCGGATGGCCGCTCGCCGAGCGGGCCGCGCTCGCATTGGCGCCCGCGCTCGCCATGCTCGCGCTCGCCGGTATCGGTTCGTCGCTGGCGCCGCTGTCGGGTATCGGTGCGCTTGCCTGGCCGTTTGCCGTCGTACTCGGCTACCTGTTGCTGTGGCGCCAGGAACGCACGGTGAGCACGCGGATTCTCGGCCCGCTTCATACGGTGCTGTTCGCCACGTTGTGCCTGCTGCTCGCGCACGAGGGCTATTGGCGCATGCGCGCCTATGTTCCGGAGGGGGCCTGGAGTTTCAGCGCCTGGGCATACGGTTTCGGCCTGCTGCTGCTGGCCGTGTCGAGCGTGGGTGCTCGCTTGCGCTGGCCCATCGGACGATTCGCGCGAGCCTATCAGTTGTGGGGCTGCGGTCCGCTCGCGTTTCTGCTCTGGCTTTGGGCGCTCGCGAGCCTCGCGAGCGACGGCAGCGCGGCACCGCTATGGTGGCTACCCGTTCTCAATCCCCTCGACGTGGCCGAGCTGCTCATGTTCGTCGCCATCCTGGCGTGGCTGCGCCGGGTGCGGGCGCTCGGCGTCGCGGTGCCGTCGCGTCCGGCGGCGGCGGTCATGCTCGCGACGCTCTTTCTCTGGCTCAATGCGTTGCTGCTGCGCACGCTTCATCATTGGACAGGCGTCGAATATCGGTTGTCGGCGATGATGGAGTCGACGCTCGCCCAGGCGTCGATCTCGGTGCTCTGGACCGTTTGCGCGCTCGCCGTCACGGTCTGGGCAACGCGCCGGCGCGAGCGCACGATATGGTTCGTCGGTGCGGGGCTGCTCGTGCTGACGGTGATCAAGCTCTTTCTCTTCGATCTGTCCTATGTACAAGGTCTTGAACGCATCGTCTCGTTTATCGGCATCGGCATCATGCTGCTCCTGATCGGCTACTTTTCTCCGTTGCCGCCGAAGAAGATCGAACGAGACCGCAACGAGGGCCCCGCATCGTGA
- a CDS encoding LysR family transcriptional regulator — MDFRGIDLNLLVAFDALMNERNVTRAATQVGVSQPAMSAALSRLRKLVGDPLFLRSAEGLLPTPRARDLAEPIAQALRQIENTFLDAPAFAPQNASLKFNLGLSDYPAFVLLPSLLESLGRQAPGISIAVHAFTHRDHGVDLLDTGAIDAAIGVPPSYSEGRIRTRHILRDEFVTIVARDHPVAARRTMSLKTYLALDHVLASPEGDAHGLVDQVLAQQGQKRRLALTLPQLFAVPGVVARTSLVATVMKRVALGSPASRRLASFAPPVVLPEIVFDLMWHRRTESHPAQAWLRDFIATHAASLQS; from the coding sequence ATGGATTTCAGAGGAATCGATCTGAATCTGCTGGTCGCGTTCGATGCGTTGATGAACGAGCGCAACGTGACGCGCGCGGCTACGCAGGTAGGCGTCAGCCAGCCGGCCATGAGCGCGGCGTTGTCGCGGCTGCGAAAACTGGTTGGCGATCCGCTCTTTCTTCGCAGTGCGGAGGGGTTGCTTCCCACGCCGCGGGCGCGCGATCTCGCGGAACCGATCGCGCAGGCGCTGCGGCAGATCGAAAACACGTTTCTCGATGCCCCCGCGTTCGCACCGCAGAATGCGTCGCTGAAGTTCAACCTGGGCCTGTCCGACTATCCCGCTTTCGTCCTGTTGCCGTCGTTGCTGGAATCGCTCGGGCGGCAAGCACCCGGCATCTCGATCGCCGTGCACGCGTTTACCCATCGCGACCACGGGGTGGATCTGCTGGATACCGGCGCCATCGACGCCGCGATCGGCGTGCCGCCGAGTTACTCGGAGGGCCGCATACGGACGCGTCACATCCTGCGCGACGAGTTCGTCACCATCGTCGCCCGGGATCATCCGGTGGCGGCGCGTCGCACCATGAGCCTGAAGACCTACCTTGCACTCGATCACGTTCTCGCATCGCCCGAAGGCGACGCGCACGGCCTCGTCGATCAGGTACTCGCGCAACAGGGCCAAAAGCGCAGGCTCGCGCTGACGTTGCCGCAGCTATTCGCGGTGCCCGGTGTCGTTGCGCGAACGAGCCTGGTCGCGACCGTCATGAAGCGTGTTGCGCTCGGTTCGCCCGCGAGCCGCCGGCTCGCATCGTTTGCGCCGCCGGTCGTATTGCCCGAGATCGTGTTCGATCTCATGTGGCATCGGCGCACCGAGAGCCATCCCGCGCAAGCGTGGCTAAGGGATTTCATTGCCACGCATGCGGCGTCGCTGCAGTCATGA
- a CDS encoding ester cyclase — protein sequence MSTFDIDVAARLRAEREAVETLYRAFGDKNPDLVDAVLAPDWDDIPLGPGQAPGPAGIKPIIESFGKALPDVRITIHDLMQAPGKIAVRAEISGTHEGELFGIAPTGKKVAFGLHEFHTLDGARITTTWHMEDWLGLFLQLGQFPPQPWPI from the coding sequence ATGAGCACTTTTGACATCGACGTTGCCGCACGCCTGCGGGCCGAGCGCGAAGCGGTGGAAACGCTTTATCGCGCGTTCGGGGACAAGAACCCCGATCTCGTGGACGCCGTACTGGCGCCCGACTGGGACGACATCCCGCTCGGGCCCGGACAGGCCCCGGGACCCGCGGGCATCAAGCCCATTATCGAAAGTTTCGGCAAGGCCCTCCCCGACGTACGCATCACGATCCACGATCTGATGCAAGCGCCCGGCAAGATTGCCGTGCGGGCGGAAATCAGTGGGACGCATGAGGGCGAATTGTTCGGCATCGCGCCGACGGGCAAGAAAGTCGCTTTCGGCCTCCATGAATTCCATACGCTCGACGGCGCGCGCATCACGACGACCTGGCACATGGAAGACTGGTTGGGCCTCTTCCTCCAACTCGGCCAGTTCCCGCCCCAGCCTTGGCCCATTTGA
- a CDS encoding NADP-dependent oxidoreductase: MKAAVIGTFGKPDVVTIGEASLRPLGPDDALVRVEATGLNPLDLKIIAGYMQQVFPIAFPYVPGTDFSGVIEAVGTQVTRFQPGDRVVGRTAPGAGGALAAHVAIGAADLCAVPHEMSFEQAAALPTAFGTARQALFDVGQLRRGQRVLIHAAAGGVGGMAVQQARHAGAHVIATASSANHALVRELGADEIIDYRTEDFARVRDIDLVLDTMGGETLERSWSVLAPGGRIASLVEFGIEPRNGHAGEFVFFSSATPFLPDAMRLFEAGQLQIVIDAIAGLDEARSALERLATGHVRGKVVVRR, from the coding sequence ATGAAAGCAGCCGTTATCGGAACCTTCGGCAAACCCGACGTCGTCACTATCGGCGAGGCGAGCCTGCGCCCCCTCGGGCCGGACGACGCCCTGGTACGAGTCGAAGCCACCGGGTTGAACCCGCTCGATCTGAAAATCATCGCGGGCTACATGCAGCAGGTCTTTCCCATCGCGTTCCCCTATGTGCCGGGAACCGATTTCAGCGGCGTCATCGAAGCAGTCGGCACGCAGGTGACTCGATTCCAGCCAGGCGATCGGGTAGTCGGGCGCACCGCGCCGGGCGCCGGTGGCGCGCTGGCCGCCCACGTGGCGATCGGCGCCGCGGACCTATGCGCCGTGCCGCACGAGATGAGCTTCGAGCAGGCAGCCGCACTGCCCACCGCCTTCGGCACTGCCCGGCAAGCCCTCTTCGACGTCGGGCAACTGCGGCGCGGGCAGCGCGTGCTCATCCACGCGGCGGCGGGCGGCGTCGGCGGCATGGCCGTGCAGCAGGCCCGTCACGCCGGCGCTCATGTCATTGCCACGGCATCCAGCGCAAATCATGCGCTCGTGCGCGAACTCGGCGCCGACGAGATCATCGACTACCGCACCGAGGACTTCGCGCGCGTTCGCGATATCGACCTCGTGCTCGATACGATGGGCGGCGAGACGCTGGAAAGATCGTGGTCGGTGCTCGCTCCCGGGGGGCGCATTGCGAGCCTCGTCGAGTTCGGTATCGAGCCCCGCAACGGGCACGCGGGCGAGTTCGTGTTCTTTTCGAGCGCCACACCGTTTCTACCCGACGCGATGCGCTTGTTCGAAGCCGGACAATTGCAGATCGTCATCGATGCGATAGCCGGTCTCGACGAGGCCCGCTCGGCGCTGGAACGTCTCGCCACCGGTCACGTGCGAGGCAAGGTCGTCGTGCGTCGTTAG